TGAAGAATTTAGCGCATTCATGGACATTAACGGCTATTTCGTATAGTGTCTCTAAAAAAGTGTCTCTCCGTCTAAAAGCCATTCTCTTCTACCCCCAGTAAATTAAAAAACCTATGTACTATTTTAAAAAACCCACGCATTTTTAATTATAATATTAAGTCTCCGTCAAGTTTGTAAAGATTATGTAAAGATTTTATGAACCATAGTCTATTCCAACATAATAAACGTAAAAAAAAAAGCCCTTCGTGTTTAAGGACCTTTAATCTCGTTTCGATACTCTAACAACATATTGGCGCAATATTCAATTACCTCTCTTCTCCTAACGATCCCAATAAACACACCTTTATCATCCACAACGGGAACAAAGTTTTGCATCGTAACCAAAGGAATAAGATCTTCTATTTGAGCATCAATTCGAACGGTCTGATTATTAACACGGAGCGGGACATCCTTTAAAGAAGTCTTATGCGTATTTTCAAAATTTAAACCGTCTGTATTTTTCAATTTCCACAAAAGATCACCTTCCGTAATTGTCCCCACATATCTGCCCTCTTCATCAAGCAACGGGACAGCCGTATATCTATGGTATTCCATACGCTCAAGAGCTTGCCTCATCGTAGAATTAGGGGTTAAAAAAGCAACTTCATTTTTTGGTAAGAGAAAAAAGGCAATATTCATCTAACAATCCTTTCTCTACATGTTATACATTTTAACCGAACACACTGGTTACTTTAATTATAACTTAAAACCCATCAATATGATATGAAGATTGGGATATAAATAGAATGGAAAAAGGATAAATTATACATTTATATATCGCGCTATCTTTTCGATCGTTTCCCTTACAGGAGGTTGTTTAATGCGTGAGAAAAAAATTAGACTGATTGAATTAGAGCCCTCTTATATCTTAATTTTAGGATTTGGAAGTTTAATTGCTGTTGGAACACTCTTGTTTATGCTGCCGTTTTCAACGACTGATGGGCAAGGACTCTCTTTTATAGATGCCTTGTTTGAAGCGACTTCCGCTGTTTGTGTTACAGGTTTAGCTGTCGTTGACACAGGTGGAACCTTTAATTTTTTTGGACAAATCATACTCCTTGTTTTGATTCAAGTCGGGGGCTGGGGATTTATGACAACAGGTGTATTTATGGTCATTCTACTCGGGAAAAAGCTTAGTTTAAAGGAACAGGCTCTTCTTCAAAGCACACTAAATCAAGTTACTCTGCAAGGAGCTGTCACTTTAGTCAAACGGATTATTGCCATCACGCTAATTGTCGAATGTCTCGCCGCTTTTGTATTAGCTGTCCGCTGGTCATTTGAGATGTCGGTCAGTCAATCGATCTATTATGCGGTTTTCCACTCCATCTCCGCTTTTAATAATGCCGGCTTTGGTTTGGAATCGGATAATCTTATCCAATGGGTTGGCGATCCCACCATCAACATCATTATAACCTCCCTATTTATCATTGGAGGAATCGGCTTTACAGTGATTATGGACTTGCTTCGAACGAGATCTTTTAAAAGGCTATCGCTTCATTCCAAACTAACCTTGTTGTTGACCTTGATCATCAACATCATGGCTTGCTCACTTATTTTCTTTCTAGAACATAATAATCCACTGACGATGGAATCGATGGGTATGTCAGATCAACTATGGGCCTCTTATTTCCAAGGCGTCGTTACGCGAACAGCCGGGTTTAGCACGGTAGACATTGGACAGATGACGCTCTCTTCACAGGTCCTGATGATGGGCTTAATGTTTATTGGCGCGGGCTCAGCTTCGACGGGGGGCGGGATAAAAATCACAACCTTTGGTCTGATCATCTTAGCTGTATGGAGTTTTCTATCGGACAAGACCCATGTATCAATCTTTAGAAGAACAATTTCATGGGATCTTGTCCATAAAGCGTTCACGATCACTTTAACCGCTGTCATCTTTATTTTTTTTATTTTCTTTTTATTTACCATTACTGAAAATCTTCCAATGTCTGATCTTTTATTTGAAGCGATTTCCGCATTCGGAACGGTCGGCCTATCCACTGGAATCACAGCCCATCTCTCTTTTACAGGTAAGTTTTTGATTTCCGTCTTAATGTTTATCGGGCGGGTCGGTCCACTCACAATGGCTTTTGCTTTGATGTCTAAAACGAAAAGTAAGGTTCGATACGTTGAAGAAAAAATCATGATTGGATAGGGAAATGACCTTGGACAGTGGCTGGTTGGGGAGGATTGAGGGATTAGAGAGTTAATGGTCAAAAGTCCAACTGGATCGATAATACTCAAAACGGGGATGGGATAGATGGACTTTTGTCAACTATCGTTGAAGGAGGATGCTCCTCTTTTACTATATAGTATTGGGGCTGGCATCTGTAACGGGAGCTGGGACCTCTACAGATAGGAAAATCAATGAAATTAACAATGTAGCGGAAGTTTCGGCCTTTACAGTAGAAGTAAACAACGAGGGGCCCCCCTCCTCTCACCGCCTTAATAAAATAAAAGGTTGTCCTTAAAGTTAGTTTGAACCAACTTTAAGGACAACCCCATCTATAATTACTGAGCGTCGAGCAATTTGTTCATGCTCCCGCTTTGATAACCACTAAGATCTAACGTAACGTATTGATAGCCCAGCTCTTTCAATTTTTCAATGACTTGTTGGCGAATTTCAACTAAACGCGGAAAATCCCCTTCTTCCACTTCAATTCTCGCCATTTGATCATGGTGACGCACGCGAACTTGTCGAATGCCGAAATTTCGTATCCATGCCTCCGCCTGATCAATTGAAGATAGCTTTCCTAGTGTAATCTCTTCACCATAGGCAATTCGTGATGATAAACAAGCAAATGATGGTTTGTTCCATGTATCTAAATCCATCTGCTTCGATAATTCGCGAATCTCCTCTTTATAAAGTTCCACTTCTTGCAGCGGTCCACGCACACCGTGTTCTACCGCAGCTTTGGAACCGGGGCGGTACTCGCTCAAATCATCAGCGATTAACCCGTACACGACTGCATTAAGCTGGTGCTGTTCCTTTATCGGCCCTAATTCTTCAAACAATCCCTTCCTACAAAAATAGCAGCGATTACGATCATTTTCTTTATAACCGGGGATAGCTAACTCTGAGGTTTCCATTACGATATGTCGAGCTCCGATTTGACGAGCTAATCGTTTCGTTTCCTTTAACTCGGAAGAAGGGATCGTTTCTGAATCCGCGGTCACCGCCAGCACGTTGTCTGGACCCAAAGTGTCATATGCAACCTTTAACAAGAAGGTACTATCGACTCCTCCCGAAAAGGCTACCAGCACACTACCCATTTCCTTCAGATTTTTCTTTAGCTTTTCTAACTTTTGCTCCATCCCAAGCCTCCGTGTATACCATAGTTTCAATCTAACCCTCTAACTTATTATAACAGAAATGCGCAACCAATCCGCCGCGCTGCTCTCTACCGTTGCTCAAATTCAACAACAAGATTGAGAACAACTCCCTATTCTTCTACGTAAGGAATCGTTAGAGGACCAAGTGGCAATACGGCTACAGACATATCTTCCCCATACTTCTTTTTCAATTCTTCTAATGTCTGTTGCAGATCGCTTGACGGTTCAAACATCGCAGATTTAACTGTCTCATCGTCTAATGATGAGTAAACATGGACATCGGCCCACACTTGGATAACCGCTTGTTTTTGAACTTGCCATTGATCAAAAATCTGGAACGATGGATCATTGATCATATCTAGGATCTCTTGAGGTGTTTTTCTCATTTTTAAAATTTCGGCGTAATTTCCGTGATCGGGCAATCCATCTGAGCATTCTGCTGCGCAAATGATCGTTCCGCCTTCTTTTACTATTTTATGAGCAGCG
This genomic window from Ammoniphilus oxalaticus contains:
- a CDS encoding TrkH family potassium uptake protein, producing MREKKIRLIELEPSYILILGFGSLIAVGTLLFMLPFSTTDGQGLSFIDALFEATSAVCVTGLAVVDTGGTFNFFGQIILLVLIQVGGWGFMTTGVFMVILLGKKLSLKEQALLQSTLNQVTLQGAVTLVKRIIAITLIVECLAAFVLAVRWSFEMSVSQSIYYAVFHSISAFNNAGFGLESDNLIQWVGDPTINIIITSLFIIGGIGFTVIMDLLRTRSFKRLSLHSKLTLLLTLIINIMACSLIFFLEHNNPLTMESMGMSDQLWASYFQGVVTRTAGFSTVDIGQMTLSSQVLMMGLMFIGAGSASTGGGIKITTFGLIILAVWSFLSDKTHVSIFRRTISWDLVHKAFTITLTAVIFIFFIFFLFTITENLPMSDLLFEAISAFGTVGLSTGITAHLSFTGKFLISVLMFIGRVGPLTMAFALMSKTKSKVRYVEEKIMIG
- a CDS encoding CBS domain-containing protein, producing MNIAFFLLPKNEVAFLTPNSTMRQALERMEYHRYTAVPLLDEEGRYVGTITEGDLLWKLKNTDGLNFENTHKTSLKDVPLRVNNQTVRIDAQIEDLIPLVTMQNFVPVVDDKGVFIGIVRRREVIEYCANMLLEYRNEIKGP
- the larE gene encoding ATP-dependent sacrificial sulfur transferase LarE — its product is MEQKLEKLKKNLKEMGSVLVAFSGGVDSTFLLKVAYDTLGPDNVLAVTADSETIPSSELKETKRLARQIGARHIVMETSELAIPGYKENDRNRCYFCRKGLFEELGPIKEQHQLNAVVYGLIADDLSEYRPGSKAAVEHGVRGPLQEVELYKEEIRELSKQMDLDTWNKPSFACLSSRIAYGEEITLGKLSSIDQAEAWIRNFGIRQVRVRHHDQMARIEVEEGDFPRLVEIRQQVIEKLKELGYQYVTLDLSGYQSGSMNKLLDAQ